A section of the Paenibacillus odorifer genome encodes:
- a CDS encoding helix-turn-helix transcriptional regulator produces MDILECERAWFTVDDLDKKSNNSLCEFCQPWSNLKTEKSFSIEELVPYEVLVEVLHSELAKVTEFLLLPFVFFLTDQAGNIINIVTPFEAFQKKVDHFGIRSGTNLSKQFSGVNAVSLAMEVKSIAVVRGEEHSMPMFKEWNCVCAPIMINGCICGYIDISFEAERQIGFSILFIKQLSEKIVLKLKERSPKLIEYRFQEKCDSYRLSPREREVAYHWSLRKGALQISNDLNVKEGTVRNIVKSIYSKMDISERWELIEILKL; encoded by the coding sequence TTGGATATTCTTGAATGTGAACGAGCTTGGTTTACGGTAGATGATTTAGATAAAAAATCTAATAATTCCTTGTGTGAATTTTGCCAACCTTGGAGTAACCTCAAAACAGAAAAATCCTTTTCTATAGAAGAGCTGGTTCCCTACGAGGTATTGGTTGAAGTACTACATTCAGAATTGGCGAAAGTAACGGAATTTCTCTTATTGCCCTTTGTTTTTTTCTTAACAGATCAAGCCGGCAATATTATTAATATTGTTACTCCTTTCGAAGCGTTTCAGAAGAAAGTAGATCATTTTGGAATTAGGAGTGGAACTAACCTTTCGAAGCAATTCTCTGGAGTAAATGCAGTTTCACTAGCGATGGAGGTTAAATCAATTGCAGTAGTGCGTGGAGAAGAGCATAGTATGCCAATGTTTAAAGAGTGGAATTGTGTATGCGCTCCTATAATGATAAATGGTTGTATATGTGGATATATCGACATTTCATTTGAAGCCGAGAGGCAAATTGGCTTTTCGATTCTCTTTATTAAACAATTATCCGAAAAGATTGTTCTGAAGTTGAAGGAACGAAGCCCAAAGTTAATTGAGTACAGATTTCAGGAAAAGTGTGATTCGTATCGATTATCGCCCAGAGAAAGGGAGGTAGCGTATCACTGGTCACTAAGAAAAGGTGCGTTGCAAATTTCCAATGACCTTAATGTGAAAGAGGGGACTGTGCGGAATATCGTTAAGAGTATTTATAGTAAGATGGATATCAGCGAGAGATGGGAATTGATAGAAATACTTAAGTTGTAA
- a CDS encoding peptidase domain-containing ABC transporter produces MLFKKYYCIKQLDIKDCGAACLATISKQYGLKYPITKIREVAGTDKMGTNIYGLIKAAEKLGFTAKGVKGSHEAFFENFPLPAIAHVIIDQTLLHYVVIHKISNKEIIVADPVQGIVKYTPEDFFQIWTSVLILMVPTPQFKKGDQTKGLFARFFGLLIPQKRMLGGIFLTSILYTILGILAAFYFQFLLDEILPFGLKKTLNIISVGVIILYIFQILLNAFRSHILLTLSQKLDISLILGYYHHVLKLPMNFFGTRKTGEIISRLMDASKVRDAISSATLTIMIDIIMVIAGGIILYSQSALLFGITILMVPMYLVLVWSFHKPFDRLNREQMEKNAQLTSYIVESIDGIETVKAYHAESKVGYETEQKFISFLRSVFSFGLFNNIQASLKSFVQLVGGVAILWVGARQVIKGNMTMGQLITYNSLLAYFLQPIQNLINLQPTLQTAIVAADRLGEILDLEAEKHNDEDKKIQPASLKGDIKFDRVSFRYGTRSLVLHDIDLTLRQGEKIAFVGESGSGKTTLIKLIMQFYQHEEGDILINNYNIKDIHLDSLRQRIAYISQDTFFFSGTIRENLCLGVDQDMDLELIVTACQTAQAHEFINQLPLRYNTLLEENATNISGGQKQRLAIARAVLKQPDILIMDEATSNLDSTTEKAVSETINAFEDMTTIIIAHRLSTIMRCDRIYVMDQGRIIECGTHQELLDYRGKYYGLWKDQLPGVEQKQDHTIQYAAAGVGEVSLV; encoded by the coding sequence ATTCTGTTTAAGAAATACTATTGTATTAAACAGCTTGATATTAAAGACTGCGGTGCAGCCTGTCTAGCAACTATCTCCAAACAATACGGTCTCAAATATCCAATCACTAAAATTCGTGAAGTAGCCGGAACTGATAAAATGGGAACCAATATATATGGACTCATAAAAGCAGCAGAAAAACTTGGGTTTACAGCAAAAGGAGTCAAGGGAAGCCATGAAGCCTTCTTCGAAAACTTCCCACTTCCCGCTATTGCCCATGTCATTATAGATCAGACATTATTACACTATGTTGTAATCCATAAAATATCAAATAAGGAAATAATTGTTGCGGATCCAGTCCAAGGCATAGTTAAATATACACCGGAAGATTTCTTCCAAATCTGGACAAGTGTCCTTATCTTAATGGTACCCACTCCTCAATTCAAAAAAGGGGACCAAACAAAAGGTCTATTTGCTCGTTTCTTTGGATTGCTGATTCCTCAAAAAAGAATGCTAGGAGGAATTTTTCTAACATCTATACTCTACACTATCTTAGGTATACTTGCTGCATTCTATTTCCAATTTCTTTTAGACGAAATTCTACCCTTTGGATTAAAAAAGACACTTAACATAATATCTGTTGGAGTCATCATTCTCTACATATTTCAAATATTATTAAATGCCTTTCGTAGCCATATCTTACTGACGTTGAGCCAAAAACTCGATATTTCACTCATACTTGGCTATTACCACCATGTGTTAAAGCTCCCAATGAATTTTTTTGGTACACGTAAGACAGGAGAAATAATATCAAGGCTTATGGATGCTTCGAAAGTACGAGATGCCATTTCCAGCGCAACACTAACCATCATGATCGATATTATCATGGTTATTGCCGGTGGAATTATTCTATATTCGCAAAGTGCTCTTTTATTCGGAATTACTATACTTATGGTGCCAATGTATCTGGTATTGGTTTGGAGCTTCCACAAACCATTTGACCGTTTAAACCGCGAACAGATGGAAAAAAATGCTCAGCTCACCTCCTATATTGTTGAATCAATAGATGGTATCGAGACAGTTAAAGCCTATCATGCAGAATCGAAAGTGGGCTATGAAACTGAACAGAAGTTCATCTCATTTCTGAGATCTGTCTTCAGTTTTGGTCTTTTCAATAACATTCAAGCCTCCCTCAAGAGTTTTGTACAACTCGTTGGAGGAGTAGCCATACTGTGGGTCGGAGCAAGACAAGTGATAAAAGGCAATATGACAATGGGCCAATTGATTACCTATAACTCGTTATTGGCTTACTTCCTGCAACCCATCCAGAACTTAATCAACCTCCAGCCCACTTTGCAAACGGCCATTGTCGCTGCTGACCGATTAGGAGAAATTCTTGATTTGGAAGCGGAGAAGCATAATGATGAGGACAAGAAGATTCAACCTGCTTCATTAAAAGGTGATATTAAATTTGATCGTGTCAGCTTCAGATACGGTACACGTTCCCTTGTACTTCATGATATCGATTTGACACTTAGACAGGGTGAGAAAATTGCCTTTGTCGGTGAGAGCGGCTCGGGTAAAACCACACTAATCAAATTAATTATGCAATTTTACCAACACGAAGAAGGCGATATCTTAATTAACAACTACAACATTAAAGATATTCATTTAGATAGCTTAAGACAGCGGATCGCATATATCTCACAGGATACTTTCTTTTTTAGCGGAACAATTCGGGAAAATCTATGTCTGGGTGTCGATCAGGATATGGATTTGGAACTGATTGTTACCGCCTGCCAAACCGCACAGGCTCACGAATTCATCAATCAGCTTCCACTCCGCTACAACACTTTGTTAGAAGAGAATGCGACCAATATTTCCGGAGGACAGAAGCAGCGACTGGCTATCGCCAGAGCGGTGCTCAAACAGCCGGATATTCTTATTATGGATGAAGCCACTAGTAACCTGGATTCTACAACGGAGAAGGCAGTATCGGAGACGATCAATGCTTTTGAAGACATGACTACGATTATTATCGCTCACCGTTTGAGTACAATCATGCGTTGTGACCGAATTTATGTCATGGATCAGGGGCGGATTATTGAGTGTGGGACACATCAGGAGCTTCTAGATTACCGTGGAAAGTACTACGGCTTGTGGAAAGATCAACTCCCCGGGGTTGAACAAAAACAAGATCACACCATTCAATATGCTGCTGCAGGAGTAGGCGAGGTGTCTCTCGTATGA
- a CDS encoding HlyD family efflux transporter periplasmic adaptor subunit: MSAQIHNLSEMTDSREIMESKTSPVISIFILILFILLGSALVWSYFGQIDEVAKASAVVRPNEKVSTIQTSSVGKVEQVYIHEGMQIKQGEQLISFEHKELDIELSNRNSEINKLTKKLHYLELYKQSISNLNNQFSSEHADEVYYYDMVEQFLLEYSQQQQTYQGTQDQLTAAIHENIGLQESSAFSAESSLDKSLQNKIELERKKKLLNVEITNEKLLVQSIKENQNLLPSTDTKRTEQYNTYQIKYVQLSKQSAEKKEIYNRSLSLGDRLVPQSQITDEQHLYESSYLQINQFQTEAVLSAESNITNYNQQLVEIEVSLDLLINGHDPSVSERKTLEMQKKQLAEQQNDLLNQEKLNRSTEKTSLEKLKLDRIVQIHSAIEENKRTLITLQEAIKQLELERNKRLLIAPISGTINILKETNIGDMVQSGEALISIIPSNESKYKMSIAVPNAEAGKIAIGNKVDFSFSAFPKQSFGSQKGTITSISTDSIVQQDGLSYYLVEATISNDPLVNRRGERGELRVGMIAQASVITDSKKIIDFVLEKINLKE, from the coding sequence ATGAGCGCACAAATACATAACTTATCAGAAATGACCGATAGCAGAGAAATCATGGAATCCAAGACCAGTCCTGTGATTTCTATTTTCATACTTATCTTATTTATTCTATTGGGGTCTGCGTTGGTCTGGTCCTATTTTGGCCAGATCGATGAAGTCGCCAAAGCCTCTGCTGTAGTTAGGCCCAATGAAAAAGTCAGTACCATTCAGACTTCATCTGTGGGAAAAGTGGAACAGGTATATATCCATGAAGGGATGCAAATTAAGCAGGGCGAGCAGTTAATTTCCTTTGAGCATAAAGAACTCGATATAGAATTATCCAATCGTAACTCCGAAATCAATAAGCTCACTAAGAAACTGCACTATCTCGAGCTTTATAAACAAAGCATTAGCAATTTAAACAATCAATTTTCTTCTGAACATGCAGACGAAGTTTACTATTATGACATGGTAGAACAATTTCTCCTTGAATACAGCCAGCAGCAGCAGACCTATCAAGGAACCCAGGATCAGCTTACAGCTGCCATTCACGAGAATATAGGTTTGCAAGAATCTTCTGCCTTTAGTGCCGAATCCAGTTTGGATAAATCTCTTCAAAATAAAATTGAACTGGAACGAAAAAAGAAACTGCTGAATGTTGAAATTACAAACGAGAAATTGCTTGTGCAATCCATCAAAGAGAATCAAAATCTGCTTCCATCTACAGATACCAAACGGACGGAACAATATAATACATACCAAATTAAATATGTGCAACTATCTAAACAATCTGCTGAGAAAAAAGAAATCTACAACCGTTCGCTCAGCTTGGGGGACCGCCTTGTGCCTCAATCTCAGATTACAGATGAACAGCATCTATATGAAAGTTCATATTTGCAAATCAACCAATTCCAAACCGAAGCCGTGCTCAGCGCAGAAAGCAATATCACCAATTACAATCAACAATTGGTTGAGATAGAGGTCAGCCTCGATTTGCTAATAAATGGGCATGATCCCTCAGTTTCAGAACGAAAAACTTTAGAAATGCAAAAGAAACAGCTGGCTGAGCAGCAAAATGATCTACTGAATCAAGAGAAACTTAACCGGTCAACCGAAAAAACCTCATTGGAAAAGTTGAAACTTGACCGTATTGTACAGATTCATTCAGCAATAGAAGAAAATAAAAGAACCTTAATTACGCTGCAAGAGGCTATTAAGCAACTTGAGCTTGAACGAAACAAAAGACTGCTCATAGCACCAATTTCTGGGACCATTAATATTTTAAAAGAAACCAACATCGGGGACATGGTACAATCCGGCGAAGCCTTGATCTCCATTATTCCTAGCAACGAGTCAAAATATAAAATGAGCATCGCCGTACCTAACGCAGAAGCAGGAAAAATAGCGATTGGCAATAAAGTTGATTTCAGCTTTTCAGCCTTCCCTAAACAAAGTTTCGGTTCCCAAAAAGGTACGATTACATCTATCAGCACAGATTCAATTGTTCAGCAAGACGGTCTAAGCTACTATTTGGTGGAAGCAACGATATCCAATGACCCACTTGTTAATCGCAGAGGTGAACGTGGAGAGCTTCGTGTAGGGATGATAGCGCAAGCCTCTGTTATTACCGACTCCAAGAAGATCATTGATTTTGTTCTTGAAAAAATCAACTTAAAGGAATAG
- a CDS encoding copper amine oxidase N-terminal domain-containing protein codes for MKTISSIIAATLLSTAIAWPVHAAEKPISIQINQQQLALKGQAPFNDNGTIVVPFRPVFEKLGLSIDWNQTTGTITGTKEGLTITLQLGSKQASVNGVITQLSVAPKLINNSTYIPLRFVGEATGNEVSWNAHSKTVTITGKTNQVNPQEINAFFEKYVTYTNNENYEGFMSLIDSKSPLVVIGPQIKSQMEQYDSTTSLDQLEVISLQPTEATVHAVETTTHLSGPFTLDNTSEYIYSLTRTASTEDWKINNLQIKGVQYILPDKLLNAKPAVTKSDETDILAVLKSNLDYTNAENIQGVLSTIDPESPALEQTKQLFSQIFTVYDLKFTLESAKIIHYTQDTTAVYMVQTSIKLKGPEFQDNRSTSVTTLKKSKAGKWMLDQTYPISVDKLTP; via the coding sequence ATGAAAACCATATCCAGCATAATCGCAGCAACTCTTCTTTCTACCGCTATCGCATGGCCTGTCCATGCCGCAGAGAAGCCAATCTCCATTCAGATCAATCAGCAACAGCTCGCACTGAAGGGACAGGCTCCCTTCAATGATAATGGTACAATTGTCGTTCCTTTTCGCCCGGTTTTTGAAAAACTAGGACTTTCAATCGATTGGAATCAAACCACAGGTACCATAACGGGTACTAAGGAAGGGCTTACGATTACACTGCAACTAGGCAGCAAGCAGGCCAGCGTCAATGGTGTAATAACCCAACTTTCTGTTGCCCCTAAGCTCATCAATAATTCCACTTACATTCCGCTGCGCTTCGTTGGGGAGGCTACAGGTAATGAAGTCTCCTGGAATGCACACTCGAAGACAGTAACCATTACAGGCAAGACTAACCAGGTAAACCCGCAGGAAATCAATGCTTTTTTTGAAAAATACGTAACCTATACCAACAATGAGAATTATGAAGGGTTCATGAGCCTAATCGATAGCAAGTCTCCTCTTGTGGTCATCGGGCCACAGATTAAGAGCCAAATGGAACAATACGATTCGACCACTTCACTTGATCAATTAGAGGTTATCAGCCTTCAACCCACAGAGGCTACGGTTCACGCCGTTGAAACGACTACACACCTCAGCGGTCCATTCACCTTAGACAATACCTCTGAATATATTTATAGCTTAACGCGTACTGCCAGCACTGAAGACTGGAAAATCAACAACCTGCAGATTAAAGGCGTACAATATATACTCCCAGATAAACTGCTGAACGCTAAGCCAGCTGTGACGAAGTCGGATGAAACGGATATATTAGCTGTGCTTAAGAGCAACTTGGACTATACCAATGCAGAGAATATTCAAGGTGTGCTATCTACTATTGATCCTGAGTCCCCTGCTCTCGAACAAACCAAACAGCTCTTCAGCCAAATTTTCACAGTCTATGATCTAAAGTTCACTCTGGAATCTGCCAAAATCATTCATTATACCCAGGATACCACAGCCGTATATATGGTTCAGACGAGCATCAAGCTTAAGGGTCCTGAGTTTCAGGATAACCGCTCCACCTCTGTCACAACGCTGAAGAAATCCAAAGCAGGCAAATGGATGCTGGATCAGACCTATCCGATTAGTGTAGACAAGTTAACTCCATAA
- a CDS encoding efflux RND transporter permease subunit gives MKWLTKWSFGNKAAVGLLVVMALVVGGMSYTSLPMEFMPEADNPQVTVTVLGPGQDTHAMETNVTKPIEAGAAFVKGKKEILSTSGDGYAQVNIFYDSKTNMKDAAQEVQKVVDSLKFPEGVMAPFVLQLNTSMIPVSQVTLAFDEGLTKENLKLAEETIIPEMQKAEGVANVALYGKVTPQVSVKLDPKLMAEKGVTTPQVLGLLQGRNVSASLGEQTIGGQTGNVNVVSTIDSMDTLKKLPVSTGVKLQDIAAVELKQDQESVSRSNGKDVLFAIVTKEANANAVSVGDNIQAAVDHINKTIPNAEAAVVFSTSDMVVTSVNSMMREVLLGALFATIVILLFLRNLRATLITAVSIPLSLAVTLYLLNISGISLNIITLGGVAVAVGRLVDDSIVVIENIYRRLQKEPLSREMIISATGEVARAITSSTIATVAVFLPMGLLRGSLQAFLLPFALTVTYSLLTSLVVALTVVPLLSSWLLRRTSMKEHEPSKWFIRFLDWNLRRKWVSLSLGLLLLIGSIAAYVTMPKGALDASDASYVSVQMNYPKDVPVKDILEKGKQLEQDLMKQPQAETVIMQSGNSADAAKWGNVTSETLVDYTVVMKKGADAQAFIDHVREVKDSYTGATLVANQMSMMGSSSTSEYIDIVGDNLTDITNVATEVTAKLKTVEGIQKVSSNMEDTKPVFSFKVDPAQSNAQEISMQLSAMLNPIPMGQIELDGDAAGVVLDPMVQPQTEQDLKALTLMTAEGPKPLSQLATYEVRNEPAMLFHKDGKPYVRITAEVDPKKVSEIGANIKKETDSLTLPKGVTLFAGGASVDQSEDFNDLGMTALISIGLVYLIMVLTFKTLRAPLAIMFSLPLAAIGAIVGLIVSGVTPDFTALFGALMLIGIVVTNAIVLIDRIKQNEANMSIHEAILEAAGTRMRPILMTAIATICAMTPLLFGHAEMGSIVSQSLAIVVIGGLTAATLLTLIVVPAIYELFYFRKSAKERKGAEKTNAPAL, from the coding sequence ATGAAATGGTTAACAAAATGGTCGTTCGGTAACAAGGCTGCGGTGGGGCTTTTAGTAGTCATGGCTCTTGTGGTGGGAGGGATGAGCTACACTTCGTTACCGATGGAATTTATGCCAGAGGCGGATAATCCTCAAGTGACTGTAACTGTGCTGGGTCCTGGCCAGGATACACATGCTATGGAGACTAATGTAACGAAGCCGATAGAAGCTGGAGCAGCTTTTGTGAAAGGGAAGAAGGAAATACTGTCCACTTCCGGAGACGGATATGCGCAGGTGAATATTTTTTATGATTCGAAAACGAATATGAAGGATGCTGCGCAGGAGGTCCAGAAGGTCGTCGATTCATTGAAGTTCCCGGAAGGGGTAATGGCTCCTTTTGTACTTCAGTTGAATACCTCCATGATTCCTGTATCCCAGGTTACCCTTGCTTTTGACGAAGGCCTGACTAAAGAGAATCTTAAGCTTGCGGAAGAAACTATCATTCCAGAGATGCAAAAAGCTGAAGGGGTAGCGAACGTTGCTTTATATGGTAAGGTAACTCCGCAGGTCAGTGTTAAGCTGGACCCAAAATTAATGGCTGAGAAGGGAGTCACGACTCCACAAGTATTAGGTTTACTTCAAGGACGTAATGTATCGGCATCCCTTGGGGAGCAAACGATTGGTGGGCAAACCGGCAATGTTAACGTAGTTTCTACGATAGATAGTATGGATACTTTAAAAAAGCTTCCTGTATCTACGGGCGTTAAGCTGCAGGATATCGCTGCTGTCGAATTGAAGCAGGATCAGGAAAGTGTCAGCCGTTCGAATGGGAAAGACGTTCTATTCGCCATAGTGACCAAAGAGGCTAATGCGAATGCAGTCAGTGTCGGAGATAACATTCAGGCTGCCGTAGATCATATTAATAAAACTATTCCTAATGCAGAAGCAGCAGTGGTGTTCAGTACATCGGATATGGTAGTTACCTCGGTGAACAGTATGATGCGTGAGGTATTGCTAGGTGCATTATTTGCGACGATCGTGATTCTGTTGTTCCTGCGTAACCTGCGGGCTACTCTGATTACGGCAGTATCCATTCCGCTTTCGTTAGCGGTCACCTTATATCTGCTGAACATTTCCGGCATAAGCTTAAATATCATTACACTCGGGGGAGTCGCGGTTGCGGTAGGCCGCTTGGTCGATGATAGTATCGTGGTGATTGAGAACATTTACCGTAGGCTGCAAAAAGAACCCCTTTCTCGTGAAATGATTATTAGCGCAACTGGGGAAGTGGCTAGAGCGATTACCTCATCAACCATCGCTACGGTAGCAGTATTTCTGCCGATGGGTCTCTTACGTGGTAGTTTGCAAGCTTTCTTACTGCCGTTTGCTTTAACAGTGACCTATTCATTGCTTACTTCACTCGTAGTAGCTTTGACGGTTGTTCCTCTGTTAAGCTCATGGCTGCTGAGAAGGACATCAATGAAAGAACATGAACCTTCTAAATGGTTTATCCGCTTTCTGGACTGGAATCTTCGCCGTAAATGGGTTAGCTTATCGTTGGGTCTCCTGCTTCTGATTGGCTCCATTGCTGCTTATGTGACTATGCCAAAAGGGGCACTCGATGCTTCAGATGCCAGCTATGTTTCTGTTCAGATGAATTATCCGAAGGATGTTCCTGTCAAAGATATTTTGGAAAAGGGAAAGCAGTTAGAACAAGATTTGATGAAGCAGCCACAAGCAGAAACGGTAATCATGCAATCAGGGAATAGTGCGGACGCCGCTAAGTGGGGGAATGTTACCTCTGAAACCTTAGTGGACTATACCGTTGTTATGAAAAAAGGTGCAGATGCTCAGGCTTTTATTGATCATGTTCGTGAGGTAAAAGATTCATACACTGGAGCAACGCTTGTTGCCAACCAAATGAGCATGATGGGATCCAGCTCTACCAGCGAATATATTGATATTGTCGGAGATAATCTTACGGATATTACTAATGTAGCAACAGAAGTTACCGCTAAGCTGAAGACCGTAGAGGGGATTCAAAAAGTCAGCAGCAATATGGAGGATACGAAACCTGTATTTTCCTTTAAGGTAGATCCGGCGCAAAGCAATGCGCAGGAGATTTCGATGCAGCTGTCAGCGATGCTTAATCCAATTCCAATGGGGCAAATTGAGCTCGATGGTGATGCAGCAGGTGTAGTGTTAGATCCTATGGTTCAGCCGCAAACGGAGCAGGATTTAAAAGCACTGACGCTCATGACGGCTGAGGGGCCGAAGCCACTGTCTCAGCTCGCAACTTATGAGGTTCGGAATGAGCCTGCAATGTTGTTCCATAAAGATGGGAAGCCGTATGTACGAATTACAGCAGAGGTTGATCCGAAGAAGGTATCTGAGATCGGTGCGAATATTAAAAAAGAAACCGATAGTCTTACACTTCCGAAAGGCGTGACCTTATTTGCAGGCGGAGCGTCAGTTGATCAGTCAGAGGATTTCAACGACCTGGGTATGACGGCATTAATCTCCATCGGGTTGGTGTATCTGATCATGGTACTCACCTTTAAAACCCTTCGGGCTCCACTGGCGATTATGTTCTCCTTGCCACTAGCGGCGATTGGTGCAATTGTTGGACTTATCGTGTCCGGTGTAACGCCTGACTTCACTGCTCTGTTCGGGGCGTTGATGTTAATAGGTATTGTTGTTACGAATGCCATTGTGCTCATTGACCGGATTAAGCAAAATGAAGCCAATATGAGTATTCACGAGGCTATTCTAGAAGCTGCCGGAACACGGATGCGTCCGATTCTCATGACGGCGATTGCCACCATTTGCGCCATGACACCGCTGCTGTTCGGCCATGCCGAGATGGGCAGCATCGTCTCGCAAAGCTTGGCGATTGTGGTCATTGGCGGCTTAACCGCAGCAACACTGCTTACGCTGATTGTAGTGCCGGCGATTTACGAGTTGTTCTACTTCCGTAAATCGGCAAAAGAGCGTAAAGGAGCAGAAAAAACTAATGCTCCGGCGCTTTAA
- a CDS encoding cation:proton antiporter produces the protein MEFVLYLMLIILFTKVAGDLSVRLGQPAVLGKLIVGIILGPAVLGWVQDGEFIHYISEIGVLLLMFIAGLETDLDQLRKNWKSAFAVAVGGIILPFLGGFALGEMFGFAYHNALFMGVILSATSVSISVQVLKDMNKLNTREGSTILGAAVVDDILVVILLAVLMSFFGTGADVSIGLLIGKKVLFFAVAIVAGWFIVPRVMKWMAPLKVTEAVISAALMICFAFAYFAEIMGMAGIIGAFAAGIAISQTSFKHTVESKLEPIAYSIFVPVFFVSIGLSVSFEGVGSQIGFVILLTVVAILTKLFGGGLGARLTGFDNHSSAIIGSGMISRGEVALIIAATGLQSGLLQQQYFTSVIIVVIVTTLVTPPLLKFMFRDPVRAEGK, from the coding sequence ATGGAGTTTGTTTTATATCTTATGCTGATCATATTGTTCACCAAAGTAGCTGGTGATCTATCTGTGCGGCTTGGGCAACCAGCTGTGCTAGGCAAGCTTATTGTGGGAATCATACTGGGGCCTGCGGTACTGGGCTGGGTTCAGGATGGAGAGTTTATTCATTATATCTCTGAGATCGGTGTTCTACTGTTAATGTTCATAGCAGGGCTTGAGACGGACCTGGATCAATTGCGCAAGAACTGGAAATCAGCTTTTGCAGTAGCCGTCGGTGGAATTATATTACCCTTTTTGGGTGGGTTCGCCTTAGGAGAAATGTTTGGTTTTGCTTATCATAATGCATTGTTTATGGGCGTTATTCTTAGTGCAACATCGGTCAGCATATCGGTGCAGGTGTTAAAAGATATGAATAAGCTGAACACACGTGAAGGCTCTACAATTCTGGGGGCTGCTGTAGTAGATGATATTCTGGTTGTTATTTTGCTCGCTGTTCTGATGAGCTTTTTCGGTACAGGGGCAGACGTTTCTATTGGTCTTCTAATTGGGAAAAAGGTGTTGTTCTTTGCCGTAGCGATTGTTGCCGGCTGGTTTATTGTTCCTCGGGTCATGAAATGGATGGCTCCGCTGAAGGTGACAGAGGCAGTTATCTCAGCAGCGTTAATGATTTGTTTCGCATTCGCCTATTTTGCTGAAATCATGGGGATGGCAGGAATCATTGGTGCCTTTGCGGCTGGGATTGCTATCTCGCAAACTTCCTTTAAGCACACGGTAGAATCCAAGCTCGAGCCGATTGCTTATTCGATTTTTGTGCCGGTCTTTTTTGTAAGTATCGGACTTAGTGTTTCCTTTGAAGGGGTAGGCAGTCAAATAGGCTTCGTGATCTTGCTTACGGTGGTTGCCATTCTGACCAAGCTGTTTGGTGGCGGTCTGGGCGCGCGTCTTACAGGCTTTGATAACCACTCGTCTGCCATTATTGGGTCAGGGATGATTTCACGGGGGGAAGTTGCGTTGATCATTGCCGCCACAGGGCTGCAAAGCGGCTTGTTACAGCAACAGTATTTTACTTCGGTCATTATTGTTGTCATTGTAACTACACTTGTAACGCCGCCACTATTGAAATTTATGTTCCGTGATCCAGTACGTGCGGAAGGGAAATAA
- a CDS encoding L-rhamnose mutarotase, whose amino-acid sequence MSSNKLAWTWRVKEECLEEYVAMHLNPWPEILEEHSKAGISNYSIFQNGNQFFYCYECEDSKAAFDYIAKSDACNRWNAITSKMVEGSFDFNDEVPMQPLREVFYLK is encoded by the coding sequence ATGAGCAGCAATAAATTGGCTTGGACATGGCGGGTGAAGGAAGAATGTTTAGAGGAGTATGTAGCTATGCATTTAAATCCTTGGCCAGAAATTTTGGAGGAGCACAGTAAGGCTGGTATTTCTAACTATTCCATCTTTCAGAATGGCAATCAATTTTTTTACTGTTATGAGTGTGAGGATAGTAAGGCGGCTTTTGATTACATTGCCAAAAGTGATGCCTGCAACCGCTGGAATGCGATTACCTCTAAGATGGTTGAAGGGTCATTTGATTTCAATGATGAGGTGCCTATGCAGCCCTTACGTGAAGTGTTCTATCTGAAATAA